AACATAAATGGCAATATTGTCATTAAAACATTTAAAGATATGGCTTACTTAAAGGAAGAAGGTTTCACGATTAAAATTTAAATAATAAACTAAATTTTAAATTAAATAGTTATTTTTAAGAAAATGTGATATACTGTTAGAGGCTAAATTGCACAAAAACTTAGCCAGTAAAAGTAGGTCAGGTAGAAATACCTGATCTGTTTTTTACATTTAAATGAATAAATTCCATGAGAAAACCATATATAAATATGCACTATAAAGGTATAATTTATATTGTATCAGCTTAGTTGTTAGTTGATATTCTCATAATCTTTATATTTTATATGAATGCAGCCATAATTGGCTGCATTTTTTAGTTTCACTGAAGATTTATTCTATAAATAAAGGATTTTATATATTATAGTAGAAGATATGTATTTAGAAGTAAAATTAGTATTTTTAACTAAGAAAAATATTAATATTTAAGTTTTCTTGATATTTTAGATAGAATTATAAAATGAAAAGCTTGTAGGAGTTGAGAATAATGAGTTTTAAAACAATAATTAAACTTATGGATATTAAAACACTTGTGGCAGGGTTAGTTCCTGTAATTCTTGGATCAATTTATTCAAAATATGCTTTTGAAAGAGTTAATATCTTATATTTTTTATTATTAGCTTTTGCCATGATATTGATTCAAAGTGCTACGAATATGATTAATGATTACTTTGATTTTAAACGTGGAGCGGATGTAAATAAGAGTTCTGATGAAAAAGCTTTAATCAGTGGAGAAGTAACCACAAAGGGAGTTTTGACAATTATATTTTTTTATCAATTAATCGCCTTTATAATAGGTGTTTTTATTGCTAGTCAGACAAGCTACTACATACTTCTTGTTGCAATTCTAGGAGGAACTATTTCAATTTTATATGCCTTTGGACCAATGCCTATTTCTTATACGCCAATTGGTGAAATTGTTTCTGGATTAACAATGGGGATAGGAATAACGACTACAGTAATATATATTCAGTCAGGTGTCTTTAATTTAAGCACTATATTAGTTGCAATTCCAACAGCATTATTTATTGGAACAATCTTACTGACTAATAATTTAAGTGATATAGTAGAGGATAAAGAAGCTGGTAGAAAAACGTTGCCTATCATTTTAGGTAAAAAAAATGCCGAGAAGTTATGGATGTTTAATGTGGTAATATTATTTCTCTTAACTTTAGGATTAGTACTAATTAATATATATCCTTTAATTATATTAATACCAGTAATTTTACTATTTCCATATAAATCAATTTTAATTTTCTCATCCTATGAGAAAACAGCTGAAACAAAGGGCAGAAGTATGGGACTTATAGGCCAAGTTGGAGTTAAATATCATTTTAGTATTGTTATTGGCTTGGTGATAGCTATTATTATTAGGTGAATGCTTGAATCTTGGACATTAAGCTGAAAAATATAATAGTGTGAATGAGGAGAACTAAATTTAAATATAGTTCTCTTTCTTTATTTGTGTAAGAGAACATACGTTGGTTATTTATAAAGAGTATGGTTTATATACAAATTAAAAAATAAAATAAGGGAACTTTTTACTATAGTTATTTATCTTAATAGTGTAAGGAGGGATAGCAGTGAGTATTGGAACTAAAGTTTTGCGATTTTATAATTTAAGTAAATACAGAGCGGATGAAAGCATAAATGAGAAAATTAATAAAACAGAATTTATTGAGCTCATTGAAGCTAATAAATTGCCTTTATATAGGCTTGCAAAGGGAATAGTTAAAAATGAACATGATATACAAGATGCTGTTAATGAAAGTATATTAAAAGCTTTTGAAAATTTAGGGAAGCTTAAAAATAGGGAGTGTTTTAAGCCTTGGCTTATGAGAATTCTTGTGAATGAGTGTTATGCATTACTAAAAAGGCAAAAGAAGGTCAAGCTTGAAGAAAATATGACTATTTATGATCTGTATTATGAAGAAAATAATCAGCATGAACTTATGGATGAAATAGATAAATTAGAATTAGAATTTCGAACAGTTTTAATACTTTTTTATTACGAAGATATGAGCATAAAATCTATAAGTGAAGTATTAAACATTTCTCAAGGAACGATAAAATCGAGATTAAGCAGGGCAAAAGCTAAACTTAAGGTTATATTAGATGAAAGTGAAGGAGGAGTATAGATGGGAGATTTTGATGATTTAGTTAAGTCTAAAATAAAAAATGAAAATTGGGAAACACCAAAAGCTTTTGACAAATCAATAAGTACCTCCTTAGATAAATTGGAAAATAGAAAAACAGGTAGAATAATATCGCGTAAAGTAATAGTTATAGTTGCAGCAATTATTGTTTTAAATGTTACAACTGTTTTTGCAATAACACCACAGGGAAAGGAACTCATAAAAGGTGTTGTAGACTTTTTTAGTGGGAAATATGAGCAAAAGTATATATCAGATAAAGGTAAATTTGATGAGTTTAATAAAGCTATAGGTATTTCTGTAGAAGACAAAGGTATAAAGGTAACACTCGATAACATTGCAGTTGATGATAGCTTTTTAAATACTTTTTATACAATTGAAAGTACTGAGCCTATAAATAAAGTTGAAAAAGACACTCCGTGGACAGCTAATTTTGCAGCACCATTTCTTATAACAAGTATCAATGGTGACGACAGATATTCAGGAAACAATAATAATTTAGATGCATATTTTAAGTCAGATAAAGTGCTTAAGGTAATGAAAAGGGAAAATATTTCTCAAGTTAATATTAATGATACTTTTAACTTGAAAATAAAATGTGATGAGATTTTTGGGAAAAAAGGAAGCTGGGAACTTACTACTAAGGTTAATAAGAATGATGTTAAGGTTGATACCACTTCTGTTAATCCTAATAAAAAAGCAACTATTAATTTAAGTGATTATCAGCATAACATAAATATTGATAAGGTTATATTATCACCATTTGGAAATCAAATAGTTATATCAGAAGAAACTAGCAATGATAGATTTTTTTCCTTATTTGCATTATTTGACGATAAAGGAAATTCACTAGATGTACTTAATACTGATTTAGCCGGAAGTCGCTATGGAAAGGTCACAAATTCTTATGAATTTATAAAAGCAAATAAAGAAACAAAGTTTATTACATTAGTACCAATAGAATGGAAAGGTGAAAATATAAAAAAGAAGCTTATATTAAAGGAATTGTACAACCTTCCAGTAACATTAGATATTAGTAAAAATGGAAAGATAATAATTCAAGATATACAATTTGATAAGAATGTAATAAAAATAAACTATAAAAAAGATGGTGTAGTAGTATATGATCCAAGCTTGAATTTTTATGATGAAAAAGGAAATGAAATAGATTTGGGAGAAACTTATTTAGTAGATAAAGTTGATAGAGAAAATGGAACATATACTGAAATACGTACATTTGCAAATAATAATGTAAATTTGAGCAAGATTAAAAAAATAGGTTTTTATTCTCAGGATGATTATAAAATTCTAAGAGATCAAGCAATAAAAATTGATTTTAAATAATATATATAATTAAATTTAGGAAGTTCAAGTGTTAGAGAAAATATAACACTTGAACTTTTTTTTAAAATGGAATAAAAATAATATGTATATAATTAAGCATCTTTTTGCTCAATAAAATAAAATTTTTTAATAATTGATTTTTATTATTGACAAAATAATAAGAAGATTAATATAATATACATATGAACAAGTATTCATATATTCAAATATTCACAAGAAAAGAGTGATAAAGATGGAGAATAATAATAGCAATAATATTGAAGTTTGCAATTGTACAATAATTCATGAAGATATAGTTAGTAAAGTAAGAGGATCCATCCCGGAAGAGGAAACGCTTTATGATTTAGCAGATTTATTTAAAGTACTCGGAGATTCTACAAGAATAAAAATCTTATGTACGCTATTTGAAGCAGAAATGTGTGTTTGTGATATAGCAGCAGTACTTGGAATGACTCAATCAGCAATTTCACACCAATTAAGAGTTCTGAAACAAGCAAGGCTGGTAAAATATAAAAGAAGCGGAAAAGTTGTATATTATTCCTTAGATGATGAACATGTTAAGCATATATTTGATCAAGGATTGATTCATATATCTGAAAGAAATTAATTTTAAGTTTGGAGGATAAAGTTATGGAGAGTAATATAAAAATAGCACCTAGCACTGCTAAAGCTAAATTATCAAATGAAAACCATCTTAAACAAATAAAAAAAGAATTTATTTTAGAAGGACTTGGATGTGCTCATTGTGCAGCTAAAATAGAGGAAAAAGTTAATGAATTAGATGGAATTAATTCTGCAAATGTGAATTTCATGACAAAAACTTTAACCTTAGAAATGAAAGAAGCTAATGGAATGGAAGAGCTAATAAATTCTGTAACTAACGTTGTTACTAATATTGAGAGCAAGGTCAAGGTTAAAGAAAAAATAAATACAAAACTCTTGAAAAAAGAAATTTTACTTGAAGGTTTATGCTGTGGAAACTGTGCAGCAAAAATAGAAAGAGAATCTCAAAATATAGATGGAGTAAAATCAGCAGTAGTAGATTTTATAGCTACAAAGCTAATAATGGAAATAGATAGTCCATCTAAACAAAGTGCTATTATAGATGAGGTTGAAGGAATTGTTAAGAGGATTGAGCCAGACGTTAAGGTGGTTGTATTAAATAAAGATAATGCTTCAAAAAACTTGGAGGAACATGAAGAGGATGGACATCATCACCATGAAAGTGAAGGCAGTAAGAGTGAAATGATAAGACTTGCTATTGGTGCTTTGATTTTTGGAGTAGCAACTGCTATGAAATTTCCAAACTATATAGAATTAGTATTGTATTTAATAAGTTATTTGCTAGTAGGTGGAGAGGTGATTTTAGGTGCTTTAAGAAATATACGAAGAGGTCAAATCTTTGATGAAAATTTCTTAATGAGTGTAGCAACTATTGGCGCCTTTGCTATAGGAGAATATCCAGAGGGTGTAGCAGTTATGCTTTTCTATCAAATAGGTGAAATGTTTCAAGATATGGCGGTTAATCGCTCAAGAAAATCTATTACAGCACTTATGGATATTAGACCAGATTTCGCTAATTTAAAAGTGAATAACGATATTAAGAAAGTTGAGCCAGAAGAAGTTAAAATTGCTGATATTATTGTAGTTAAACCAGGTGAAAAAGTACCTCTAGATGGAAAAGTAATTGAAGGAAATTCTATGGTTGACACAGCTGCATTAACTGGTGAATCTGTTCCTAAAGAAGTAGGCATTGGGGATAGCATTTTAAGTGGAGTAATCAATAAAAATGGACTTTTAACTATAGAAGTTGAAAAAGAATTTGGAGATTCTACTGTTGCTAAAATCTTAGATTTAGTACAAAATGCAAGCAGTAAGAAGGCACCTACTGAAAATTTCATAACAAAGTTTGCTAGGTACTATACACCAGCAGTAGTTTTTGCAGCATTAGCACTAGCTGTGATTCCACCACTTGTTATAGAAGGTGCAACATTTTCAGAGTGGATTTATAGAGCTTTATCATTCTTAGTAGTATCTTGTCCATGTGCTCTAGTTGTATCTATACCTCTTGGTTTCTTTGGTGGAATAGGTGGAGCATCAAAAAATGGAGTACTTGTTAAGGGTGGAAATTACCTTGAAGCCTTAAATGATGTTGAAATGGTTGTATTTGATAAAACAGGAACTCTTACAAAAGGTATATTCAAAGTTACAGAAGTAAATGCTGAAAATAATATTTCAAAAGACGAACTTATAGCTTGTGCGGCTTATGCAGAAAATTACTCTAATCATCCAATAGCAGTTTCAATATTAAAGGCTTATGGCAAAGAAATAGATAAGGATAAAATTAAGAACTATGAAGAGATATCAGGTCATGGAGTTAAAGTTGTTATTGAAGGTAAGGAAATTTTGGCTGGTAATTATAAGTTGATGAACAAAGAAAATATAGATTACAATCAAGTTGAAACAATAGGAACAGTAGTCCATGTTGCAATTGAAAGAAAATATGCAGGATATATAATTATTTCAGATGAAGTAAAAGAAGACTCTGCAAAAGCTATGAAAGCCCTAAAGGCACTTGGTATTAAGAAAACAGTTATGTTAACTGGAGATAATAAAGCTGTTGGTAGTAAAATTGCTAAAGAATTAGGAGTAGACGAAGTTCATGCTGAATTATTACCAGATCAAAAGGTTGAAAAATTAGAATTATTATTTAAAGAAAAATCATCTAAAGGCAAGATAGTATTTGTGGGAGATGGAATCAACGATGCACCAGTTTTAGCTAGAGCTGATATAGGAATAGCGATGGGTGGAGTTGGGTCAGATGCGGCGATTGAAGCTGCTGATGTAGTTATAATGACAGATGAGCCTTCAAAAATAGCCACAGCAATAAAAATTGCAAAAAAAACAAGAAGCATAGTAATGCAGAATATAGTTTTTGCATTAGGTATTAAAATTATAATATTGGCTCTTGTAGCAATTGGTTTAGGAACTATGTGGGAAGCGGTATTTGGAGATGTTGGAGTTGCACTCCTTGCAGTTTTAAATGCCATGAGGGCAATGAAAGTTGATAATATGTAATATAGTAGTTATAGAATTTAATTAAATAATAATTAGTTATTAGAAGTAGATTAGGTATTTATTACTTGGTCTACTTTTTTATAGAATTCTAGAACTTTTGAATATAAATTCTAGAAGCCTTAATTTGAGAAGTGGCTTGTAAAATAAAGAGTGAAATATGAGACAATGAAAAATAAATTACTTATATATAAAGATTATTTTGATTTTTTGAGTAATTTAGTTTATAATGTTCACGTGAACAACAACAATTTGACGACTTGTCAAATGGAATAGAGATATTCTTTATAATTCAAAGAATATTAATTTATATTATATATGAGGTGGAAAAATGGGAAAAATAGTTACACTAGGAGAGATGATGCTTAGACTTTCACCATTAGGTTATGACAGATTCTCTCAAGCTAAACAGTTTAATGCATATTATGGAGGTAGTGAAGCAAATGTTTCAGTTTCACTTGCTAATTTTGGAAAAGAAACAAGCTATATAACTAAGCTTCCAGCTAATGATATAGCTCAATGTGCAATTAATGAATTAAGAAAATATGGTGTTGATACAAAAGACATAGTAAGAGGCGGAGAAAGAATAGGTATTTATTATTCTGAATACGGAGAATCACAAAGACCAACTAAGTTCGTTTTTGATAGAAAAGGTTCTTCAATGGCAGAAGCTAAAAGAGAAGATTTTGATTGGGATAAAATCTTTGAAGGTGCAGAATGGTTCCATTGTTCAGGAATAACTCCAGCGCTTTCAGAAGAATGTACTAAAATTACTTTTGATGCTGTTAAGGCAGCTAAGGAAAAGGGATTAACAATAAGTATAGATTTAAACTTTAGAGAAACTCTATGGGATAAAGCTTCATTTAGCAAAACTATAAGAGAACTTTTACCATATTGTGATGTGGCTCTTGGAAGTATTGAGGAGGCTCAAATGGCTTTAGGAGAAAAAGAAGATGAAAAAGCAGACTGTAAAGAAATACTTAAAAAGTTTGTTGAAAAATTCGAAATGAAATATGCTACAATAATTTTAAGAAACAGATTTACAGCTGAAAATGTAGATTGGACAGCAGTTCTTTATGATGGACAAACTTTTTATAATGCAAAGAAATATGATATACATGTTATAGATAACATAGGTGGAGGAGATGCTTTTGCAGCATCACTAATCTATGCAATAACATCAGGATATTCAACTCAAGATATAATAGAATTTGCAACAGCTGGTTCATGCTTAAAATATAGTATGATGGGTGATGCTAATTTATCAACAGTGGCTGAAGTTGAAAGCCTTATGTATGGAGATGCTACTGGTAAAGAAAAAAGATAATATTCTCAAGTTTTATAGAAAAGCTGCCTAAGGCAGCTTTTCTATTTTTGCACTTGTTTTCCATATTCATTTGAGGGAAGGGCAAAATTTTTAAAAAATATTATAAAAATGGCTTGTTTCTGAATATCCAACTGTATCTACTATTCCTTTAATAGATAGATATTTAATATGTGTTTATGTTCTAAATGTAATAAAAATATATTTGTCACAAGATGGTGACAATAAGCAAAGGAAATAATAGTAATATAGGGAAAATATCAATGAAATTAACTTAGATAATAATTTTAGTCAAATATTGAGAAAATTTGAGATTAGCAAGATGTTTTAATAGGGAATATAATATAATTGTCACTAAGTGGTGACACAAAATATTAAAGGAGTGATAACTATTGAGTAATAGAGAAAAAAATATTGATTCCTTAAGAGCCTTATGTGCCCTATTTGTAATAAGTGTACATGTTTGTGCACCTTACCTTACAGCCAATCTTAATGTTTTTAATTCAGACTTTGGGATTTCATCTACAATTCAAGTTTTTGCAAGAGTTGCAGTTCCTGTTTTTGCATTAATAAGTGGTAGGTATCTATTAAGTAATTGGGATGAAATGAGTTTAGCTGGCTTTTATAAAAAGAAATTTTCTAGAATTATAGTGCCTTTCATTTTTTCAATTATTATTTATGGCATACTAAGAATATTTGGTGAAAAGACTGCAACCTTTACATCTTATATTACTGATACTTTGAATGGGACTCCTTATGAACATCTTTGGTTTTTTTATATGATAGTTGGTTTATATGCAGTAACTCC
The window above is part of the Clostridium saccharoperbutylacetonicum N1-4(HMT) genome. Proteins encoded here:
- a CDS encoding sugar kinase; translated protein: MGKIVTLGEMMLRLSPLGYDRFSQAKQFNAYYGGSEANVSVSLANFGKETSYITKLPANDIAQCAINELRKYGVDTKDIVRGGERIGIYYSEYGESQRPTKFVFDRKGSSMAEAKREDFDWDKIFEGAEWFHCSGITPALSEECTKITFDAVKAAKEKGLTISIDLNFRETLWDKASFSKTIRELLPYCDVALGSIEEAQMALGEKEDEKADCKEILKKFVEKFEMKYATIILRNRFTAENVDWTAVLYDGQTFYNAKKYDIHVIDNIGGGDAFAASLIYAITSGYSTQDIIEFATAGSCLKYSMMGDANLSTVAEVESLMYGDATGKEKR
- a CDS encoding DUF4179 domain-containing protein, which produces MGDFDDLVKSKIKNENWETPKAFDKSISTSLDKLENRKTGRIISRKVIVIVAAIIVLNVTTVFAITPQGKELIKGVVDFFSGKYEQKYISDKGKFDEFNKAIGISVEDKGIKVTLDNIAVDDSFLNTFYTIESTEPINKVEKDTPWTANFAAPFLITSINGDDRYSGNNNNLDAYFKSDKVLKVMKRENISQVNINDTFNLKIKCDEIFGKKGSWELTTKVNKNDVKVDTTSVNPNKKATINLSDYQHNINIDKVILSPFGNQIVISEETSNDRFFSLFALFDDKGNSLDVLNTDLAGSRYGKVTNSYEFIKANKETKFITLVPIEWKGENIKKKLILKELYNLPVTLDISKNGKIIIQDIQFDKNVIKINYKKDGVVVYDPSLNFYDEKGNEIDLGETYLVDKVDRENGTYTEIRTFANNNVNLSKIKKIGFYSQDDYKILRDQAIKIDFK
- a CDS encoding prenyltransferase, giving the protein MSFKTIIKLMDIKTLVAGLVPVILGSIYSKYAFERVNILYFLLLAFAMILIQSATNMINDYFDFKRGADVNKSSDEKALISGEVTTKGVLTIIFFYQLIAFIIGVFIASQTSYYILLVAILGGTISILYAFGPMPISYTPIGEIVSGLTMGIGITTTVIYIQSGVFNLSTILVAIPTALFIGTILLTNNLSDIVEDKEAGRKTLPIILGKKNAEKLWMFNVVILFLLTLGLVLINIYPLIILIPVILLFPYKSILIFSSYEKTAETKGRSMGLIGQVGVKYHFSIVIGLVIAIIIR
- a CDS encoding ArsR/SmtB family transcription factor, producing MENNNSNNIEVCNCTIIHEDIVSKVRGSIPEEETLYDLADLFKVLGDSTRIKILCTLFEAEMCVCDIAAVLGMTQSAISHQLRVLKQARLVKYKRSGKVVYYSLDDEHVKHIFDQGLIHISERN
- a CDS encoding sigma-70 family RNA polymerase sigma factor; protein product: MSIGTKVLRFYNLSKYRADESINEKINKTEFIELIEANKLPLYRLAKGIVKNEHDIQDAVNESILKAFENLGKLKNRECFKPWLMRILVNECYALLKRQKKVKLEENMTIYDLYYEENNQHELMDEIDKLELEFRTVLILFYYEDMSIKSISEVLNISQGTIKSRLSRAKAKLKVILDESEGGV
- a CDS encoding heavy metal translocating P-type ATPase — protein: MESNIKIAPSTAKAKLSNENHLKQIKKEFILEGLGCAHCAAKIEEKVNELDGINSANVNFMTKTLTLEMKEANGMEELINSVTNVVTNIESKVKVKEKINTKLLKKEILLEGLCCGNCAAKIERESQNIDGVKSAVVDFIATKLIMEIDSPSKQSAIIDEVEGIVKRIEPDVKVVVLNKDNASKNLEEHEEDGHHHHESEGSKSEMIRLAIGALIFGVATAMKFPNYIELVLYLISYLLVGGEVILGALRNIRRGQIFDENFLMSVATIGAFAIGEYPEGVAVMLFYQIGEMFQDMAVNRSRKSITALMDIRPDFANLKVNNDIKKVEPEEVKIADIIVVKPGEKVPLDGKVIEGNSMVDTAALTGESVPKEVGIGDSILSGVINKNGLLTIEVEKEFGDSTVAKILDLVQNASSKKAPTENFITKFARYYTPAVVFAALALAVIPPLVIEGATFSEWIYRALSFLVVSCPCALVVSIPLGFFGGIGGASKNGVLVKGGNYLEALNDVEMVVFDKTGTLTKGIFKVTEVNAENNISKDELIACAAYAENYSNHPIAVSILKAYGKEIDKDKIKNYEEISGHGVKVVIEGKEILAGNYKLMNKENIDYNQVETIGTVVHVAIERKYAGYIIISDEVKEDSAKAMKALKALGIKKTVMLTGDNKAVGSKIAKELGVDEVHAELLPDQKVEKLELLFKEKSSKGKIVFVGDGINDAPVLARADIGIAMGGVGSDAAIEAADVVIMTDEPSKIATAIKIAKKTRSIVMQNIVFALGIKIIILALVAIGLGTMWEAVFGDVGVALLAVLNAMRAMKVDNM